Proteins encoded in a region of the Ruegeria sp. AD91A genome:
- a CDS encoding thiamine phosphate synthase, which translates to MDTPEQPQIYLITPPTIELSTFPGKLASVLDGAEIACIRLALAGNDEDTIARAADACREVAHARDVAIVISNHVLLAQRLGLDGVHLDDGARSVRAARKELGTDAIVGSFCGASSHDGMTAGEHGADYVAFGPVGTATLGDGTRADKDLFQWWSQMIEVPVVAEGSLTPELIRDLAPCTDFFGIGDEIWGSDDPLGALNTLLAAMS; encoded by the coding sequence ATGGACACCCCCGAGCAGCCGCAGATTTACCTGATAACGCCTCCGACGATCGAGCTGAGCACGTTCCCCGGCAAACTGGCATCGGTTCTGGACGGGGCCGAGATCGCCTGCATCCGCCTGGCGCTGGCTGGCAACGACGAAGACACCATCGCCCGTGCCGCTGATGCCTGCCGCGAAGTGGCCCACGCCCGCGACGTGGCCATCGTGATCTCGAACCACGTGCTGCTGGCGCAACGTCTAGGGCTGGACGGGGTGCATCTGGACGACGGCGCACGCTCGGTCCGCGCCGCGCGCAAGGAACTGGGCACCGATGCGATTGTCGGCAGCTTCTGCGGCGCGTCCAGCCATGACGGCATGACGGCGGGCGAACACGGCGCGGATTACGTGGCCTTCGGACCCGTCGGAACCGCCACGTTGGGGGACGGAACCCGCGCCGACAAGGATCTGTTCCAATGGTGGTCCCAGATGATCGAGGTCCCGGTCGTGGCCGAAGGCAGTCTGACGCCCGAGCTGATCCGTGATCTGGCCCCCTGCACCGATTTCTTCGGTATCGGCGACGAAATCTGGGGCAGCGA
- a CDS encoding RNA methyltransferase: MPSDKSQPSFVLVRPQMGENIGAAARAMWNFGLDRMRIVAPRDGWPNPKAVAMSSGAGRLLDEALLFHDLAGSLADSTFVFATTARQRGLTKPVYSPERAMQIAAEKVAAGEKVAVLFGPERAGLENEDIAKANAIISVPVNPEYASLNLGQCVLLTAYEWMRQTGDVVHESTDLGKGDWATGIEVEKLVEHYEDRLEEAGFFYPPEKAEGMKTNLRNLWSRMRMTRADVQMLHGIMRQMVRWKDKG, from the coding sequence ATGCCAAGCGACAAATCCCAGCCTTCCTTCGTGCTTGTTCGCCCGCAGATGGGTGAGAATATCGGTGCTGCTGCCCGGGCAATGTGGAACTTTGGACTGGACCGAATGCGCATCGTGGCGCCCCGTGACGGCTGGCCAAACCCCAAGGCAGTGGCGATGTCCAGCGGTGCAGGCCGGTTGCTGGATGAAGCACTGCTGTTTCACGATCTGGCCGGATCGCTGGCCGACAGCACCTTTGTCTTCGCCACCACTGCACGGCAACGCGGGCTGACGAAACCCGTCTACAGCCCCGAGCGCGCCATGCAGATCGCTGCTGAAAAAGTCGCGGCGGGCGAAAAGGTTGCGGTTCTGTTCGGCCCCGAACGTGCGGGGTTGGAGAACGAAGACATCGCCAAGGCAAACGCAATCATTTCGGTGCCGGTGAACCCGGAATACGCGTCGCTGAACCTGGGCCAATGCGTTTTGCTGACCGCTTATGAGTGGATGCGCCAGACTGGCGACGTGGTGCATGAATCTACAGATCTGGGCAAAGGTGACTGGGCCACGGGGATCGAGGTTGAAAAACTGGTCGAGCACTACGAGGACCGGTTGGAAGAAGCCGGGTTCTTCTATCCCCCCGAAAAGGCCGAGGGCATGAAAACCAACCTGCGCAATCTGTGGTCGCGGATGCGGATGACGCGGGCCGATGTGCAGATGCTGCACGGGATCATGCGGCAGATGGTCCGCTGGAAAGACAAAGGCTGA
- the ctaA gene encoding heme A synthase: MSGKRSIFEEVSDTEKQQAVQPGMIDRGRGGARKAIRVWLMILFALVVAMIAVGGLTRLTDSGLSITEWRPITGAIPPMIDADWQAEFDKYKQIDQWRIQNQWMELSDFKTIYWWEWGHRQLGRVIGLVWAIGFFGFLVARKVPTGWTGKLLIPGLLGGVQGAVGWWMVASGVTQGEGMTAVASYRLATHLGLAFVILGFLAWYIFELGRDERDLMQARRAKEAKLFSLATGLMHFAFLQILIGALVAGIDAGRSYTDWPLIGGQLLPPDATALVPVWRNFFESPGLVQFIHRCAGYLLFIFAIVVWRRGNASAHPQTRFAFNAAFAALSLQVVVGIVTVVYGAPWQIAIFHQFMAVVVWTLILRARFLTAYPIATSVRGV; the protein is encoded by the coding sequence ATGAGCGGTAAGCGCAGCATCTTCGAAGAGGTCTCGGACACGGAAAAACAACAGGCGGTTCAACCCGGTATGATCGACCGGGGGCGCGGCGGCGCACGCAAGGCGATCCGCGTTTGGCTGATGATCCTGTTTGCCTTGGTCGTCGCGATGATCGCAGTCGGAGGCCTGACGCGCCTGACCGACAGCGGTCTTTCGATCACCGAATGGCGCCCGATCACCGGAGCCATCCCGCCAATGATCGACGCGGACTGGCAGGCTGAATTCGACAAATACAAGCAGATTGACCAGTGGCGCATCCAGAACCAGTGGATGGAGCTGAGTGACTTCAAAACTATCTACTGGTGGGAATGGGGCCACCGCCAATTGGGCCGCGTGATCGGGCTGGTCTGGGCCATCGGGTTCTTTGGCTTTCTTGTCGCGCGCAAGGTACCCACGGGTTGGACCGGCAAGCTGCTGATCCCGGGCCTGTTGGGCGGCGTTCAGGGCGCGGTCGGTTGGTGGATGGTCGCCTCGGGCGTGACGCAGGGCGAGGGCATGACAGCCGTTGCCAGTTATCGTCTGGCCACGCATCTGGGGCTAGCCTTCGTAATTCTGGGCTTCCTGGCGTGGTATATCTTTGAGCTTGGCCGCGATGAACGTGACCTGATGCAGGCGCGTCGTGCCAAAGAGGCAAAACTGTTCTCGCTTGCGACTGGCCTGATGCATTTCGCTTTTTTGCAAATACTCATCGGCGCGCTGGTCGCCGGGATCGACGCCGGAAGGTCTTACACCGACTGGCCGTTGATTGGGGGGCAATTGTTGCCACCGGATGCCACTGCTTTGGTGCCGGTGTGGCGAAACTTCTTTGAAAGCCCCGGACTGGTGCAGTTCATTCACCGCTGTGCCGGTTACCTGCTGTTTATCTTTGCCATTGTCGTGTGGCGGCGTGGCAACGCCAGCGCGCATCCGCAGACACGCTTTGCCTTCAATGCAGCTTTTGCTGCGCTGTCGTTGCAGGTCGTAGTCGGCATCGTGACCGTAGTTTACGGAGCACCATGGCAGATCGCCATATTCCACCAATTCATGGCCGTTGTCGTCTGGACCCTGATCCTGCGCGCACGATTCCTGACAGCCTATCCAATCGCAACATCTGTGCGCGGAGTTTGA
- a CDS encoding carboxypeptidase M32: MTAFNELMAFQRETSALGQIAGRLGWDQETVMPRGAAPQRAEEMAAIEAVLHARRSDPRVAEWLDQAAPQDEVGKAQLREIRRAYDRAVKVPADLATAIARITSAAQGTWAQARADEDVSAFLPVLEEVVSLKRQEGEALAQGGDVYDAMVEDYEPYTTGAQIAAIFDEMRPRLVALRAAVLDRPEPAALSGSFDEMTQMQLAQKLAVAFGYDLNNGRVDKAVHPFSSGSGLDVRITTRTSETDPFNCFYSTIHEVGHAAYEQGIDRDYLLTPLGCGVSMGVHESQSRIYENQLGRSRAFTGWLFDQMNGAFGDFGIADADAFYATVNRVHNGYIRTEADEVQYNLHIMLRFDLERALMAGDLQVSELEAAWNDRFKADFGYAVDKPSNGCLQDVHWSVGLFGYFPTYSLGNVYAGCLYQALRGGVPDLDAQLAEGDTSGATAWLREHVQQHGGLYAPREIIRRASGIEPGPEPLLGYLEQKFSAIYGL, encoded by the coding sequence ATGACCGCTTTCAACGAACTGATGGCTTTTCAACGTGAAACCTCGGCTTTGGGCCAGATCGCGGGTCGGCTTGGCTGGGACCAGGAAACCGTCATGCCGCGCGGGGCTGCACCTCAGCGTGCCGAAGAAATGGCCGCTATCGAGGCGGTCCTTCACGCACGCCGATCGGATCCACGCGTTGCAGAGTGGCTGGATCAGGCTGCCCCACAGGATGAAGTCGGTAAGGCGCAACTGCGCGAAATCCGGCGCGCCTATGATCGGGCAGTCAAGGTGCCTGCCGATCTGGCTACGGCGATTGCCCGAATTACGTCCGCCGCACAGGGAACCTGGGCCCAGGCGCGCGCGGACGAAGATGTCTCGGCGTTCCTTCCGGTGCTGGAAGAGGTCGTATCGCTGAAGCGTCAGGAAGGTGAGGCGCTGGCGCAGGGCGGAGATGTCTATGACGCCATGGTTGAAGATTACGAACCCTATACGACTGGCGCTCAGATCGCGGCCATTTTCGACGAGATGCGCCCGCGTCTGGTGGCCTTGCGCGCGGCCGTTCTGGATCGCCCGGAACCTGCTGCGCTGAGCGGCAGCTTTGATGAGATGACCCAGATGCAGCTTGCGCAAAAGCTGGCGGTCGCTTTCGGCTATGACCTCAACAACGGCCGTGTGGATAAGGCGGTTCACCCGTTCAGCTCGGGCTCGGGTCTTGATGTGCGCATCACCACGCGAACCAGCGAAACAGACCCGTTCAACTGCTTTTATTCAACCATTCACGAGGTCGGCCACGCCGCTTACGAACAGGGGATCGACCGCGACTACCTGCTGACGCCACTGGGGTGCGGCGTGTCCATGGGCGTGCATGAAAGTCAAAGTCGGATCTATGAAAACCAGCTCGGCCGTTCCCGTGCCTTTACGGGCTGGTTATTCGATCAGATGAATGGCGCATTCGGCGATTTCGGAATTGCCGATGCCGACGCTTTCTACGCCACTGTCAACCGGGTTCACAACGGCTATATCCGCACCGAAGCGGACGAGGTCCAGTATAACCTGCATATCATGCTGCGGTTCGATCTGGAGCGCGCGCTGATGGCCGGAGACTTGCAGGTCAGCGAACTTGAGGCGGCGTGGAACGACCGCTTCAAGGCTGACTTCGGCTATGCGGTGGACAAGCCGTCGAACGGCTGTTTGCAGGATGTGCATTGGTCGGTCGGGCTGTTTGGTTACTTTCCGACCTACTCGCTGGGCAACGTCTATGCTGGATGCCTGTATCAGGCCCTGCGCGGCGGCGTGCCCGATCTGGATGCGCAACTGGCAGAAGGCGACACATCTGGCGCAACTGCTTGGCTGCG